Proteins found in one Bacillus subtilis subsp. subtilis str. 168 genomic segment:
- the gamP gene encoding phosphotransferase system (PTS) glucosamine-specific enzyme IICBA component (Evidence 2a: Function from experimental evidences in other organisms; PubMedId: 10627040, 15849754, 16850406; Product type t: transporter), whose product MFKKAFQILQQLGRALMTPVAVLPAAGLLLRFGDKDLLNIPIIKDAGGVVFDNLPLIFAVGVAIGLAGGEGVAGLAAVIGYLILTVTLDNMGKLLGLQPPYEGAEHLIDMGVFGGIIIGLLAAYLYKRFSSIELHPVLGFFSGKRFVPIITSVSSLVIGVIFSFVWPLIQNGINAASSLIADSTVGLFFYATIYRLLIPFGLHHIFYTPFYFMMGEYTDPSTGNTVTGDLTRFFAGDPTAGRFMMGDFPYMIFCLPAVALAIIHTARPEKKKMISGVMISAALTSMLTGITEPVEFSFLFVAPVLYLINSILAGVIFVVCDLFHVRHGYTFSGGGIDYVLNYGLSTNGWVVIPVGIVFAFIYYYLFRFAILKWNLKTPGRETDEDGQNEEKAPVAKDQLAFHVLQALGGQQNIANLDACITRLRVTVHQPSQVCKDELKRLGAVGVLEVNNNFQAIFGTKSDALKDDIKTIMAGGVPATAAALDTVTDKPLKPDSDETFIYPIKGETVSLGDVPDQVFSEKMMGEGFAIIPSEGKVVAPADGEIVSIFPTKHAIGFMSAGGTEILIHVGIDTVKLNGEGFEAHVTSGQAVKQGELLLTFDLNYIKQHAASAITPVIFTNTSEEDLKHIQMK is encoded by the coding sequence ATGTTTAAAAAGGCATTTCAAATTCTGCAGCAGCTTGGCCGCGCGTTGATGACTCCGGTTGCCGTCCTGCCGGCAGCAGGTCTTTTGCTCCGTTTCGGAGACAAGGATTTACTGAACATCCCTATTATAAAGGATGCGGGCGGCGTTGTATTCGATAACCTTCCGCTGATTTTCGCCGTGGGGGTCGCGATCGGATTAGCCGGCGGAGAAGGTGTAGCCGGACTTGCCGCTGTCATCGGATACTTAATTTTAACCGTCACCCTCGACAATATGGGAAAATTACTCGGCCTTCAGCCTCCGTATGAAGGAGCCGAGCACCTGATTGATATGGGGGTTTTCGGAGGAATCATTATCGGGCTTCTCGCCGCCTATTTATATAAGCGATTTTCATCAATCGAGCTGCATCCGGTCCTTGGATTTTTCTCTGGAAAACGCTTTGTCCCGATCATTACTTCCGTCAGTTCATTGGTGATCGGCGTCATTTTCTCATTCGTTTGGCCGCTGATCCAAAACGGAATTAACGCAGCCAGCAGTTTAATTGCCGATTCAACAGTCGGCCTGTTCTTTTATGCAACGATCTATCGTTTGCTGATTCCTTTTGGCCTGCATCATATTTTTTATACGCCTTTCTATTTTATGATGGGAGAATACACAGACCCATCAACAGGCAACACCGTAACCGGCGACCTGACAAGGTTTTTCGCGGGAGACCCGACAGCCGGGCGCTTTATGATGGGGGATTTCCCTTACATGATTTTCTGTCTGCCGGCCGTTGCTCTTGCCATTATCCATACCGCGCGTCCGGAAAAGAAAAAAATGATCTCCGGCGTGATGATTTCTGCGGCGCTCACATCTATGCTGACCGGAATTACAGAACCGGTTGAGTTTTCTTTCTTGTTCGTTGCGCCCGTGCTCTATTTGATTAACTCTATTCTTGCCGGCGTCATCTTTGTCGTTTGTGATTTATTCCATGTCCGCCACGGCTATACGTTCTCAGGCGGAGGAATTGACTACGTCTTGAACTACGGACTGTCTACAAACGGCTGGGTTGTCATTCCTGTCGGGATCGTGTTTGCTTTCATTTATTATTATTTGTTCCGATTTGCGATTCTGAAATGGAATTTGAAAACGCCCGGCCGTGAGACAGATGAAGACGGTCAGAATGAGGAGAAAGCTCCAGTTGCAAAAGACCAGCTTGCCTTTCACGTGCTGCAGGCCTTGGGCGGACAGCAAAATATCGCTAACCTGGATGCATGTATCACAAGGCTTCGTGTGACCGTTCATCAGCCAAGCCAAGTCTGCAAGGATGAATTAAAACGGCTTGGTGCAGTAGGTGTGCTGGAGGTCAACAACAACTTCCAGGCAATATTCGGAACCAAGTCCGATGCCTTAAAAGACGACATCAAAACAATCATGGCCGGAGGCGTCCCTGCCACCGCCGCCGCGCTGGACACGGTAACTGACAAACCGCTGAAGCCCGATTCCGATGAGACCTTTATTTATCCGATTAAAGGAGAAACAGTCTCTTTAGGGGATGTGCCTGATCAGGTCTTTTCAGAAAAAATGATGGGCGAGGGATTTGCGATTATACCATCAGAAGGAAAAGTCGTTGCACCTGCGGACGGCGAGATCGTCTCGATTTTTCCGACAAAACACGCCATCGGCTTTATGAGCGCCGGCGGCACTGAAATCCTGATTCATGTCGGCATCGATACCGTCAAACTGAATGGGGAAGGCTTTGAAGCACATGTCACAAGCGGACAAGCCGTCAAACAAGGCGAACTGCTTCTCACCTTTGATCTCAATTACATCAAGCAGCATGCCGCTTCAGCCATAACACCGGTTATTTTCACAAATACCTCTGAAGAAGATCTAAAGCACATTCAAATGAAGTAA
- the gamA gene encoding glucosamine-6-phosphate deaminase (Evidence 1a: Function from experimental evidences in the studied strain; PubMedId: 23667565, 27002132; Product type e: enzyme), with product MKILIAEHYEELCKLSAAIIKEQIQAKKDAVLGLATGSTPVGLYKQLISDYQAGEIDFSKVTTFNLDEYAGLSPSHPQSYNHFMHEHLFQHINMQPDHIHIPQGDNPQLEAACKVYEDLIRQAGGIDVQILGIGANGHIGFNEPGSDFEDRTRVVKLSESTIQANARFFGGDPVLVPRLAISMGIKTIMEFSKHIVLLASGEEKADAIQKMAEGPVTTDVPASILQKHNHVTVIADYKAAQKLKSASFS from the coding sequence ATGAAGATTCTGATCGCCGAGCACTACGAAGAACTCTGTAAGTTAAGCGCTGCCATTATTAAAGAACAAATACAAGCTAAGAAAGATGCCGTTCTCGGCCTGGCAACAGGAAGCACACCGGTCGGCTTGTATAAGCAGTTGATTTCAGACTATCAGGCAGGCGAAATTGATTTTTCAAAGGTTACTACATTTAATTTGGATGAATATGCTGGTCTCTCTCCATCTCATCCGCAAAGTTATAACCATTTTATGCATGAGCATCTTTTTCAGCATATCAATATGCAGCCTGATCATATTCATATCCCGCAAGGAGACAATCCGCAGCTTGAGGCGGCATGCAAAGTATACGAGGATCTCATCCGCCAGGCGGGAGGCATTGATGTCCAAATTCTCGGCATCGGCGCCAATGGCCATATCGGTTTTAATGAACCGGGATCTGATTTTGAAGACCGGACACGTGTTGTGAAGCTCTCGGAAAGCACGATACAGGCAAATGCCAGATTCTTCGGCGGCGATCCGGTGCTGGTTCCGAGACTCGCGATTTCAATGGGCATTAAAACCATCATGGAATTCAGCAAACATATTGTGCTTTTAGCAAGCGGCGAGGAAAAAGCAGACGCCATTCAAAAGATGGCTGAAGGTCCTGTCACGACAGATGTACCAGCCTCCATTCTTCAAAAACACAATCATGTAACCGTTATCGCCGATTATAAAGCAGCTCAAAAATTAAAGAGTGCATCATTCTCATAA
- the gamR gene encoding transcriptional regulator-GlcN6P (GntR family) (Evidence 1a: Function from experimental evidences in the studied strain; PubMedId: 23667565, 24673833; Product type r: regulator) translates to MTALYSVIKFKIIELIKSGKYQANDQLPTESEFCEQYDVSRTTVRLALQQLELEGYIKRIQGKGTFVSAAKIQTPIPHKITSFAEQMRGLRSESKVLELVVIPADHSIAELLKMKENEPVNKLVRVRYAEGEPLQYHTSYIPWKAAPGLAQEECTGSLFELLRTKYNIEISRGTESIEPILTDETISGHLLTNVGAPAFLSESLTYDKNEEVVEYAQIITRGDRTKFTVEQSYHS, encoded by the coding sequence ATGACAGCTTTATATTCTGTTATCAAGTTTAAAATCATTGAGTTAATTAAATCGGGCAAATATCAGGCGAATGATCAGCTGCCGACGGAGAGTGAGTTTTGCGAACAATATGATGTCAGCAGAACAACTGTGAGACTGGCTCTGCAGCAGCTAGAGCTTGAGGGATATATTAAAAGAATTCAAGGAAAAGGGACATTTGTATCGGCGGCCAAAATACAAACGCCGATTCCGCATAAGATTACGAGCTTTGCAGAACAAATGAGAGGACTTCGTTCTGAATCAAAAGTGCTTGAGCTTGTGGTGATTCCTGCCGATCATTCCATCGCCGAGCTTTTGAAAATGAAAGAGAATGAACCTGTCAACAAGCTTGTCAGAGTCAGATACGCCGAGGGGGAACCTTTGCAGTATCATACCTCATATATTCCCTGGAAGGCGGCACCGGGGCTGGCGCAGGAGGAATGCACCGGCTCGCTGTTTGAATTGTTAAGGACAAAATACAATATTGAAATCAGCAGGGGCACGGAATCGATCGAACCGATTTTAACGGATGAAACGATCAGCGGACACTTATTAACCAATGTCGGAGCGCCTGCGTTTTTATCAGAATCCCTTACCTATGATAAAAATGAAGAAGTGGTGGAATATGCGCAAATTATTACACGGGGAGACCGAACGAAATTCACCGTAGAACAGTCATATCATTCATAA
- the ybgB gene encoding conserved protein of unknown function (B. subtilis-specific) (Evidence 4: Unknown function but conserved in other organisms; PubMedId: 12897008, 23667565) encodes MFLFTNGKVLWGAVIAAFILSIVFYPFLPTQMPIHYDVANSPDLTVNKLAGTVMLPVLMVVFAWARKINWQFVFAVYILLICHIVVLCLAL; translated from the coding sequence ATGTTTTTATTTACGAATGGAAAAGTGCTGTGGGGAGCAGTGATTGCTGCATTCATCCTTTCAATTGTATTTTACCCTTTTCTGCCGACGCAGATGCCGATTCATTATGATGTTGCGAACAGTCCGGATCTGACGGTTAACAAGCTGGCGGGGACTGTGATGCTGCCTGTTTTGATGGTGGTGTTTGCATGGGCGCGGAAGATCAATTGGCAATTTGTATTCGCAGTGTATATTTTGCTGATTTGCCACATTGTCGTCCTTTGTTTAGCGCTCTAA
- the ilvE gene encoding isoleucine-valine aminotransferase / aromatic amino acid aminotransferase (Evidence 1a: Function from experimental evidences in the studied strain; PubMedId: 12670965, 15060025, 15102328, 20332210, 23429746; Product type e: enzyme), with the protein MNKLIEREKTVYYKEKPDPSSLGFGQYFTDYMFVMDYEEGIGWHHPRIAPYAPLTLDPSSSVFHYGQAVFEGLKAYRTDDGRVLLFRPDQNIKRLNRSCERMSMPPLDEELVLEALTQLVELEKDWVPKEKGTSLYIRPFVIATEPSLGVKASRSYTFMIVLSPVGSYYGDDQLKPVRIYVEDEYVRAVNGGVGFAKTAGNYAASLQAQRKANELGYDQVLWLDAIEKKYVEEVGSMNIFFVINGEAVTPALSGSILSGVTRASAIELIRSWGIPVREERISIDEVYAASARGELTEVFGTGTAAVVTPVGELNIHGKTVIVGDGQIGDLSKKLYETITDIQLGKVKGPFNWTVEV; encoded by the coding sequence TTGAATAAGCTTATTGAACGAGAAAAAACTGTATATTATAAGGAAAAGCCCGACCCGTCTTCCTTGGGGTTTGGACAATATTTTACAGATTATATGTTTGTGATGGACTACGAAGAGGGGATTGGATGGCATCATCCGAGAATTGCGCCGTACGCACCGCTTACGCTTGATCCGTCTTCATCTGTTTTTCATTACGGCCAGGCTGTTTTTGAAGGATTAAAAGCATACAGAACAGACGACGGCAGGGTGCTGCTGTTCCGTCCGGATCAAAATATCAAACGGCTGAACAGATCGTGTGAGCGCATGAGCATGCCCCCTTTAGACGAAGAGCTGGTGCTTGAGGCATTGACGCAATTAGTTGAGCTGGAGAAAGATTGGGTTCCAAAGGAAAAAGGAACGTCACTGTATATTCGTCCTTTTGTCATTGCCACAGAACCGAGTCTCGGTGTGAAGGCATCCAGGAGCTATACATTTATGATCGTGCTTTCGCCTGTCGGCTCCTATTATGGCGACGATCAGCTGAAGCCGGTTAGAATCTATGTCGAAGATGAGTATGTGAGGGCGGTCAACGGAGGAGTCGGGTTTGCAAAAACGGCTGGAAACTATGCCGCCAGTCTTCAGGCACAGCGGAAAGCGAATGAACTGGGCTATGACCAGGTACTGTGGCTGGACGCCATCGAAAAGAAATATGTGGAAGAAGTAGGGAGCATGAACATCTTTTTCGTCATAAACGGGGAAGCTGTCACACCTGCTTTAAGCGGAAGCATTTTAAGCGGGGTTACACGTGCGTCTGCGATTGAATTGATTCGAAGCTGGGGCATTCCGGTTCGTGAAGAGAGAATATCGATTGATGAGGTGTATGCGGCCTCTGCACGCGGAGAATTGACAGAGGTCTTTGGCACAGGCACGGCAGCAGTCGTTACGCCTGTCGGTGAACTCAACATCCATGGAAAAACGGTGATTGTAGGCGACGGGCAAATCGGGGACCTCTCGAAAAAGCTGTATGAAACGATAACAGATATTCAGCTTGGCAAGGTAAAAGGCCCGTTTAACTGGACAGTGGAAGTGTGA
- the ybgF gene encoding putative aminoacid permease (Evidence 3: Putative function from multiple computational evidences; PubMedId: 7704263, 15849754, 16850406; Product type t: transporter), with protein MNSAHNKNETTFQRSMKSRHLFMLSLGGVIGTGLFLSSGYTIQQAGPAGTILAYLVGAGIVYLVMLCLGELSVAMPVTGAFHTYAAKYIGPGTGFTVAWLYWLTWTVALGSEFTAAGLLMQRWFPHTSVWMWSAVFALFIFLLNAFSVKFFAESEFWFSSIKVLAIVLFILLGGSAMFGIIPIKGGEAAPMLSNFTAEGGLFPNGFVPILMTMLSVNFAFSGTELIGIAAGESVDPDKTIPKAIKTTVWRLSLFFVGTIFVLSGLIPIQDAGVIKSPFVAVFDRVGVPYAADIMNFVILTAILSAANSGLYASSRMLWSLSKEKTLHPTFAKLTSKGTPFNALVFSMIGGILSLLSSVFAPDTVYVVLVSISGFAVVVVWMGIAASQFMFRKRYIEAGNKVTDLKYRTPLYPFVPIAAFLLCLASVVGIAFDPNQRIALYCGVPFMAICYAIYYVKNRKSQPAADMTHSK; from the coding sequence ATGAACTCTGCCCACAACAAGAATGAGACAACCTTTCAGAGAAGTATGAAAAGCCGGCACCTCTTTATGCTTTCCTTGGGAGGTGTCATCGGAACCGGGCTGTTTTTAAGCTCAGGTTATACCATTCAGCAAGCAGGCCCGGCCGGAACGATACTCGCCTACTTAGTCGGGGCCGGCATCGTCTATCTGGTCATGCTATGCCTCGGTGAGCTGTCAGTCGCCATGCCTGTGACCGGCGCCTTTCACACCTATGCAGCCAAATACATAGGGCCGGGCACCGGATTTACGGTCGCTTGGCTGTATTGGCTGACATGGACCGTGGCATTGGGATCAGAATTCACAGCAGCCGGCCTGTTAATGCAGCGCTGGTTCCCCCATACATCGGTTTGGATGTGGAGTGCCGTCTTTGCGCTGTTCATCTTCTTGCTTAACGCATTTTCGGTCAAGTTTTTCGCTGAATCAGAATTTTGGTTTTCCAGCATCAAAGTATTAGCCATTGTATTATTTATTCTTTTAGGCGGCTCTGCCATGTTCGGCATCATCCCGATCAAAGGCGGAGAAGCCGCTCCGATGCTGTCCAACTTCACGGCGGAAGGCGGGCTTTTTCCCAATGGATTTGTCCCGATTTTGATGACGATGCTGTCCGTCAATTTTGCCTTTTCGGGAACGGAACTAATCGGAATCGCAGCCGGTGAAAGCGTTGATCCTGACAAGACGATACCAAAAGCGATAAAAACAACGGTCTGGCGTCTCTCGCTCTTCTTTGTCGGAACAATTTTTGTGCTGTCAGGGCTGATTCCGATTCAAGATGCAGGTGTCATCAAAAGCCCGTTTGTCGCTGTCTTTGACAGAGTCGGTGTACCATACGCAGCCGATATCATGAACTTTGTTATCCTGACAGCGATCCTGTCAGCGGCTAATTCCGGACTCTACGCTTCTTCCCGGATGCTGTGGTCTTTATCAAAAGAAAAAACGCTTCATCCGACATTTGCAAAGCTGACGTCAAAAGGAACCCCTTTTAACGCGCTGGTGTTCAGCATGATCGGCGGCATTCTGTCGTTGCTGTCCAGCGTATTTGCGCCAGACACTGTATACGTTGTGCTCGTGTCGATTTCCGGTTTTGCCGTCGTTGTCGTGTGGATGGGAATCGCTGCTTCTCAATTCATGTTCAGAAAACGTTATATCGAAGCGGGAAACAAGGTTACTGATTTGAAATACAGAACCCCTTTGTATCCGTTCGTGCCGATTGCTGCGTTCCTGTTATGCCTGGCTTCCGTCGTTGGCATTGCCTTTGATCCGAATCAAAGAATCGCACTCTATTGCGGCGTTCCATTTATGGCCATTTGCTATGCAATATATTATGTAAAAAACCGCAAAAGCCAGCCGGCTGCTGATATGACTCATTCAAAATAA
- the ybgG gene encoding homocysteine methylase using (R,S)AdoMet (Evidence 2a: Function from experimental evidences in other organisms; PubMedId: 11267663, 15995196, 17264075; Product type e: enzyme) translates to MNPIQHILDTYPLIVLDGAMATELERKGCNLNDSLWSAKILMEEPELIKQVHTDYFAAGADCAITASYQSTFEGFAARGLSEAEARRLIELSVSIAAEARDEFWSLEENRLNRPKPIIAASIGPYGAYLADGSEYRGNYAISEDELIEFHRPRMKALIEAGADVLACETIPCLTEAKAIVRLLKEFPETYAWISFSAKDGLHISDGTPAADCASWLDEHRQIAALGINCTPLQHIPSLIEELKKNTSKPIIVYPNSGEQYDPETKTWNGAACAESYGASARTWHEKGARLIGGCCRTKPENIQEIAAWARSLKTT, encoded by the coding sequence ATGAATCCTATCCAACACATATTAGATACATACCCGCTTATTGTGCTAGACGGCGCCATGGCGACCGAGCTTGAACGCAAGGGCTGTAATTTGAATGACAGTCTGTGGTCGGCAAAAATCCTGATGGAAGAGCCGGAGCTGATTAAACAAGTTCATACTGATTATTTTGCGGCAGGCGCCGATTGTGCAATCACCGCCAGCTATCAGTCTACATTTGAAGGCTTTGCCGCACGCGGGCTGAGCGAAGCGGAAGCACGCCGGCTCATCGAGTTGTCCGTCAGCATCGCAGCTGAAGCACGTGATGAATTTTGGTCGCTTGAAGAGAACCGTTTGAATCGGCCAAAACCGATCATTGCGGCTTCTATAGGCCCTTATGGCGCTTATCTTGCAGACGGGTCTGAGTATCGCGGCAACTACGCAATATCAGAAGATGAACTGATTGAATTTCATCGCCCCCGGATGAAGGCGCTGATTGAAGCCGGAGCTGATGTATTGGCATGCGAAACGATTCCGTGTCTGACTGAAGCCAAAGCGATTGTTCGGCTGTTGAAGGAATTTCCTGAAACGTATGCATGGATCAGCTTCAGTGCTAAAGACGGCTTGCATATCAGTGACGGAACACCTGCAGCTGACTGCGCATCGTGGCTTGATGAACACCGCCAAATTGCAGCACTCGGCATCAACTGCACGCCGCTTCAGCATATCCCTTCCTTGATAGAGGAGTTAAAAAAGAACACGTCAAAACCGATCATTGTCTACCCGAATTCAGGTGAGCAATATGATCCGGAAACAAAAACGTGGAACGGCGCAGCATGCGCAGAATCTTACGGGGCGAGCGCCCGCACCTGGCATGAAAAAGGAGCGAGGCTGATTGGCGGCTGCTGCCGGACAAAACCCGAAAATATTCAAGAAATTGCGGCTTGGGCCCGCTCTTTAAAAACAACTTGA
- the glnT gene encoding glutamine transporter (Evidence 2b: Function from indirect experimental evidences (e.g. phenotypes); PubMedId: 15849754, 15995196, 16850406; Product type t: transporter), with protein MQQILEHIVGIANDLLWSKLLIVLLLSFGIYFTFRLKFLQVRMLKEMVRVLREGAASRSKNSISPFQAFCISMAARVGTGNITGIAIAIALGGPGAIFWMWIIAIIGSASSFVESTLAQIYKVKDVNGFRGGPAYYMEKGLNKRWMGALFAVLITLSFGIVFNSVQSNTVSLAFENAFGTNRLTLGLILIAVFGTIIFGGVKRIAKLAESIVVVLAVLYIGVAFFVIFSNITQLPGVLALIVKNAFGFDQAAGGALGAALMQGVRRGIFSNEAGMGSAPNAAATATTSHPVKQGLIQAFGVLTDTLVICTSTAFIILFSDAYHTPGLSGIALTQASLSSHVGSWASGFLAILILLFGFCALIGNYYYGETNIGFLNKSKKLIFVYRIGVLAMIVFGCVAKVQLVWDLADLFMGLMVIVNLIAIFLLSKVVFTALKDYTRQKKAGKDPVFYKDVLKNHNGIECWPVSDTKTDTHNKQIS; from the coding sequence ATGCAGCAAATCCTAGAACATATCGTCGGTATTGCAAATGATCTTTTGTGGTCAAAGCTATTAATTGTTTTGCTCCTTTCTTTTGGAATCTATTTTACGTTCAGGCTTAAGTTTTTACAGGTTCGCATGCTGAAAGAAATGGTCAGGGTATTAAGAGAAGGTGCTGCTTCCCGGTCAAAAAACAGCATTTCTCCGTTTCAAGCCTTTTGCATCAGCATGGCGGCCCGTGTCGGAACGGGAAATATTACGGGCATTGCTATCGCCATTGCACTCGGCGGGCCCGGTGCAATCTTCTGGATGTGGATTATCGCCATTATCGGATCAGCATCCAGCTTTGTGGAAAGCACACTGGCTCAGATTTATAAAGTAAAAGATGTAAACGGCTTCCGCGGCGGGCCGGCGTATTACATGGAAAAAGGGCTGAACAAAAGGTGGATGGGCGCGCTGTTCGCTGTGTTAATCACCTTATCGTTCGGTATCGTCTTCAACTCGGTTCAATCCAATACAGTCAGCCTTGCCTTTGAAAACGCGTTTGGCACAAACCGCCTGACATTGGGACTCATTTTAATTGCTGTATTCGGCACGATTATTTTTGGCGGAGTCAAGCGCATTGCAAAGCTGGCTGAATCCATTGTCGTCGTATTGGCTGTCCTGTATATCGGAGTTGCGTTTTTCGTCATTTTCTCCAACATTACGCAGCTGCCAGGTGTGCTTGCGCTAATCGTGAAAAATGCGTTTGGTTTTGACCAGGCCGCCGGCGGGGCTTTGGGCGCGGCACTCATGCAAGGCGTCAGACGGGGAATCTTTTCAAACGAAGCGGGAATGGGAAGCGCACCAAATGCCGCTGCCACCGCCACAACAAGCCATCCCGTCAAACAGGGGCTGATCCAAGCTTTTGGTGTACTGACAGATACACTGGTCATTTGTACAAGCACCGCTTTTATCATTCTGTTTTCGGATGCCTATCATACTCCGGGTCTGAGCGGAATCGCCTTGACACAAGCCTCCCTCAGCTCCCATGTCGGATCATGGGCATCAGGCTTTCTCGCGATTCTGATTTTGTTATTCGGATTCTGTGCTCTAATTGGAAACTATTATTATGGCGAAACCAATATCGGCTTTTTGAACAAAAGCAAAAAACTGATTTTTGTCTACCGTATCGGCGTGCTGGCAATGATCGTGTTTGGCTGTGTTGCCAAAGTCCAGCTCGTCTGGGATCTTGCTGATTTGTTCATGGGTTTGATGGTCATCGTGAATTTAATCGCGATTTTCTTACTATCAAAGGTCGTTTTTACGGCGCTGAAAGACTATACACGCCAGAAAAAAGCAGGCAAGGATCCGGTCTTTTATAAAGATGTGCTCAAAAACCATAATGGCATTGAGTGCTGGCCGGTTTCAGACACAAAGACTGACACGCACAACAAACAAATATCATAA
- the glsA gene encoding glutaminase (Evidence 1a: Function from experimental evidences in the studied strain; PubMedId: 15995196, 18459799, 20050917; Product type e: enzyme), whose translation MKELIKEHQKDINPALQLHDWVEYYRPFAANGQSANYIPALGKVNDSQLGICVLEPDGTMIHAGDWNVSFTMQSISKVISFIAACMSRGIPYVLDRVDVEPTGDAFNSIIRLEINKPGKPFNPMINAGALTIASILPGESAYEKLEFLYSVMETLIGKRPRIHEEVFRSEWETAHRNRALAYYLKETNFLEAEVEETLEVYLKQCAMESTTEDIALIGLILAHDGYHPIRHEQVIPKDVAKLAKALMLTCGMYNASGKYAAFVGVPAKSGVSGGIMALVPPSARREQPFQSGCGIGIYGPAIDEYGNSLTGGMLLKHMAQEWELSIF comes from the coding sequence ATGAAAGAATTGATAAAAGAGCACCAGAAAGACATAAACCCGGCGTTACAGCTTCATGATTGGGTTGAATACTATCGCCCTTTTGCCGCCAATGGACAAAGCGCAAACTATATCCCCGCTTTAGGAAAAGTCAATGATTCACAGCTCGGCATCTGTGTATTGGAGCCTGATGGAACGATGATACACGCCGGCGACTGGAACGTCTCTTTTACCATGCAAAGCATTTCAAAAGTGATTAGCTTTATTGCCGCCTGCATGAGCCGCGGCATTCCCTATGTGCTTGACCGCGTAGATGTCGAGCCGACAGGTGACGCCTTTAATTCAATCATTCGGCTCGAAATCAACAAGCCGGGAAAGCCCTTCAATCCCATGATCAACGCGGGTGCCCTCACCATCGCTTCGATCCTTCCCGGAGAATCTGCATACGAAAAGCTCGAGTTTCTTTACTCGGTGATGGAAACTTTGATAGGAAAACGGCCAAGAATTCATGAAGAAGTATTCCGTTCTGAATGGGAAACCGCCCACCGCAACAGAGCGCTGGCCTACTATTTAAAAGAAACAAACTTTTTAGAAGCTGAAGTAGAAGAAACACTTGAGGTGTACTTGAAGCAATGCGCTATGGAGAGCACTACAGAAGATATTGCGTTGATCGGCCTGATCCTTGCTCATGACGGGTATCATCCGATTCGACACGAGCAGGTGATTCCAAAAGATGTGGCAAAATTGGCCAAGGCATTAATGCTGACGTGCGGCATGTACAACGCTTCAGGCAAATATGCGGCGTTTGTCGGCGTGCCGGCCAAAAGCGGCGTCTCCGGCGGCATCATGGCGCTGGTGCCTCCAAGCGCCAGAAGAGAACAGCCTTTTCAATCCGGATGCGGCATCGGCATTTACGGGCCTGCCATTGATGAATACGGCAACAGCCTCACTGGCGGTATGCTGCTGAAGCATATGGCGCAGGAATGGGAGCTCAGCATTTTTTAA